Genomic segment of Seriola aureovittata isolate HTS-2021-v1 ecotype China chromosome 1, ASM2101889v1, whole genome shotgun sequence:
CAGTTTCTTTCCGGTGAGTCATGATATTGTCACTTTTAAGTTCCCTGAAGTGTTAAAAATTGACCAGTACCTAGAAGTGGTCATGAACGCAGTATTACCCACAAACTGAATCTGTTCACTGGTCACTCATCTCTAAATACAGACAAGGgcaaatcattattatttattactattattgaTTGATATTATACATGCAAATTACAGGGGGACtcccttaaaataaaatgcccATTTGCACAGCAAATTACAATTTACAAATAACATTTCAGCCACAGGGGCAACACAGGACtacacttcaaattaaaattacagTACATTAAACAGAAGCAATACAGTTGACAAACTGACTTCCCTCTCCAGTTTGTACTGGCTCCAAATTTATTAAGTTAGAACTTGTTCAAAGAGATTGACTTCATTAGGCATCAGCGAGGGTTTTTCCAAAAGTCATACACTGccttgaatgaatgaatgaatttatatttttcatgaaaaataaaaatggattttaaaaaaacaacaaaagaagaaagacaatTTTCAAAATGGAGAAGGAAGAAGTATACACTTATACATCGTTTATATATTCCtacctctttctctctactACTCCATGAATTCGTATATACAATTTATAAACAACAATCTTAATTCTATGTTCTACCCAAATATACACCTGaagtcaaaaatgaaatgaaacctaAAATGTTAACACAACCTTTCCTCAACCATATAGATATAAAACCCATTCTAAAGTATTCATATTCAAGatcaaaattaatattttgttaagGCATTTCACCAGTGAAGTCTagatttcctgttgtgttgtacCTTTACATAGATACGTACATATACCGGCACACACCCTTCAGATATATCTTAACCCTAAGAAGTAATCATTATgattgtcagtttgtttttgcctgGTGGGAACTCGGTGATAACAAAGAGCTTGGCATTATCAACTGAACCTCTCACAAACTGACACTTGGGTGGAGCTGTATCAGGTGAGTGAGACTGGAGTTGAAAGGGAGTAATGTCAAATAAACCCAAACTTTAAGCAGgctttttgtcttctttcttgCAGGTATTGGTCAGGGTGTTCCTGTTGTCGCCCTGATCTTTGAGGGGGGTCCCAACGTCATCCTGACTGTGCTAGAGTACCTCCAGGAGAGCCCTGCTGTCCCAGTGGTGGTGTGTGAGGGGACTGGCCGTGCTGCTGATATACTGGCCTATGTCCACAAGCAGACCGAGGAGGGAGGGTAGGACAAAtacatgaacaaacacagaggacacGGGTGGGTGGGGGACAGCGAATGAAGAATGTGGTCGGTGTGTTGGTGTGATAATTAATTACTTAATAATAGACAGGTGATAGAAAAGGATGGAATGAATGGAGAAAGAGTAATAGTATCCTACGGAGAACTGAACAAGGTTTCAGCAAGTGCGTAACTAAATATTTAAGTGGATGGATGAAAATAGTtgatgaagggaaaaaaaaaaaagttttgctattgctacatatccAATGTTACCTACCAGTCTCGAATAAACGAGtaaacattgcgagttcagcatcaaacttcattcctttactcgccaagcGCTGTCTCCAGCCATGGAAAGCAACTCTCTTGTTTGgcttctatcacttcttttcttctgctgaagttatcatgctaaccagctagccccagtccGGAAATCCCTTTCtgataccaagtcactgtagcattCACTCTGCACTGAAGAAGCAGCGCTGCTCATAGGATGTAtaataacctcttgtcttgtaaatgcaacaatggctgaagctcttgccaagacgAGTAAGTAAATAGcttttacaaatagctccttcagagttagaggatttttttttctctgtggcttTGATCTGTTTCTGTCCCAGAAGAATTTCTAACAACCTAACCGCAGCCCAGTCTGTTTATAAAAGAGTTGAAAATAGTTGAGCTTGTGACAGAGAGCAGTTAAAAGTAATCTGCTGAGAGGCTTAATCAGCCAATGAAATTAGCATATGCTGCTGCAAAATGTTGTTAGACTATCAAACACGACTAGAACCTGTCTTTTCAATCTAAATGTGTCCATGAAATTGAAATCTGCCCTCATCCTATCTTAAAACACCTCAACCAGTGATCCAATACACAAATAGTGACCCAATTTAACTAATGATATAATACGAccttttctgtgctgctgcaatGTAAGAGGTATCTTGTAATGAGCTGATATGCTGTCAAAACTTAAGTAACCAATCCCGGCTAATTGAATGATGAATATGAGCTGCACCAGTTCTGTCAAACCATGCTGTTGAATCACATTATGTATAATGTTGGAAAAGAACATGCAGCAATGAAAACTCACTTTTATTTGCTTCTCTCCAAATGGGTGTTACAGTATATTGAAATTAATATAAGCAATATAAGGCAGTCCTTGTACTGTATACATGAGATTCTAGGTGCAGTGTATTTCACTCATCTTTTAATCCAATTAGAAAACATTCACTATATCTTATCAACATCTTCTTAAAGTCTACTAGGAGGAATgatcagtttgtcatttttttcttgagaGTTGAATAGATAGGAAATTGTACACTGTACGTCTGACAGCTTGAAGATAATCATTTGTGCTTCCTGGTGAGAATTCTCAAAAACACTACCAAAGGAGCAAAAGTCATTAGACAGAAAAGTTGAGGTTTATCCGAGAGGTAGTTCACAgtatagagtgctgcaggaataaGTCCTAAAATCCTGAAATAAGTTAGCTTTTCTGCACTTCTGGTTCCCTCATCCCAAAGTCAATGGGTTTTTTGGAAATggtttttggttagatgccTCAAATAACGTCTGTGGTtacacacaagctcaagacattgtcacgttttattctacaccataaaacacatcagtcgTGTGGCTAAATGAGACGACAGAGGTTGTTAGGGACGTTAAATGtcatcacactgaacacaaaaacgaatctactcaccagtccactTTTACAGCCTCGTTGTTTATACTCACGCTCTTGCAAACTATAACTAACTTCATAAGAGGAAAGGCTTCTGTAGAAGAGGTAAGCGTGCTAAACTACAAGtttgaagtttagtggtggtgacgttgaagtcaCAAACAAAAGCCAagtaatccaaaagccaatggAAAAATGGCTTTTTGTCAAGAGAACCAAATATGTCATCCCAGCTGCAATCTTACTTCATCAAACTGATATATTTGCAAacttttaaaatctaaattttatttcaaatttcaacTTGTCCCAACAGTTTAAAGTCACACAATTTGATGACATAGTTTGCCTAATATTAATGTGTTCTCTAGGAATCAAAGCACATTATCAGCTGTGGAGCATAGAACTTAGATCACGATCAGATAAATGTCTTCTGATCTGTGTGTTCCTTTTCTTTACTAGTGACTTTATGTTTTCCCCTTTTGGAAATAAATCAACTGACGCAACTGATGCAAGACATCCTGTTCTGTATTGTGAACAGAACATTTAGATTTGAAGGGCTGTAATGCCCTTACCCAGACACACTTCAGAGTAATCAGTGAGGAGGTCAGTGTGTTGCTGAAGGATTTTTAGACCGGCACGTTCTTGGATGAAACCTATAAAGGATTTtatagcagtgtgtgtttgagcggTGTGACTGTAACCGTGTTATGTTGTAATTCTTCCACAGCGGGCTTCCTGATGGAGTGGAGACTGACATCATCGCAACCATAAAGAAAACCTTCAACTTCAGCCACAGTGATGCCATCCATCTCTTTCAGACTCTGATGGAGTGCATGAAGAGCAAAGAACTGGTAAATCCCTGCTCATTGACTTTTGTAATCAtcagtcttttttctttaactttatttacttCCATTTCGCtgacagtgagcagcagcagcaacaacatgaaCTTCCACACATTAGTCATTTAATAAAATCCctaaaaaccaaacacaaaaaagtaaGAGAAAATGGAACagctttgaaataaatgaactaaTTTAAGTGCTGCCACAAAGACAACTTCtgatactctctctctctgtcactctcaccAACTGATGTTGGTCACAAACTCTTCAAACATGTGGATAATGTCTGTGGGAACATGACAGTAAGTGCTATCTTGTTTCTTGAAAAATAGATCACTGTGTTTCACATCAGCTCCGAGGAGCACCAGGACATTGACGTAGCCATTCTGAGGGCATTACTCCAAGGTTAGTAGATGACTTCTATCTgaacaccccaccccaccaccacccccatcCCCAGCTTCTTCAATAAACGAACTGAGAGTAAAAGTCACACAAGGTTGATTCAGTCTATTCATACACTGAGGTTGTTGGCACTGGGAGATTAAGATTTCAAgtgtttgtaatgttttcattcagataTAGATATGCTTTGAGAACTGAGTTTCCCCTCTGTgtgccctcctctctctgttcctgaGGAGATCATGTTGCTCACATTCACAGGGCCTCCTTATTCCAAAACTGTCAGTCACTGAGCTGGATGTCTCTCAGTCttatccctccctctctctctgcagtctgttAGAGAAACAGTTGGAAAAATACCcgcttaatgtttttttttttttttgtgattttctgATTAGCTGTCATTTGAACACaggcatttttcatttcaagcaTGGAACAAATTTTTCACCTGAAAGATGGGTGTTGCAGCAAATACATTGCAGAGCTGGTTGTTCACTCTCCTTCCAGTTAATTTAGACAAAAGCCAGGAATTTGTAAGTTGTCTGCAGCTGATCGATGGTCTGGAGAAACAGGTTCAGACGTTCAAAAGACAAACTGAGGACCATGACTGAAATGCGCACCCAGGCAAATATTTGCCGGCTTAAGGCACATTCATCATGGTGAAACAGTAATTCATCCTCAAAAGTACCCTGGGGTACAAAAGCTCTCAAGCCTTTTAAAGAATATTGAGTGCTGCGCAGAGATTAATTTAGCACATTGGATGTTAAATGGGAAGTTTGAAGGATAACTGGACATGgcattgttattgttaaaagCTGAACACCGAAGAATACATCCTGTTTTTCAAGTTTGGATTTTTATGCAGTCTGCTTTCCTGAAAGCTCAGCTTATTTGGTGAAATCGCTGCATTGGTTTCAAATCAAAATGCCACTGAGATTCCTCTTTGACATCCACACTATCAACTCtgtgtgaagtgaaaatgatcatttgaTTCAGATGGATCCTACAGGACAATAAGGCAGATTACCGTGGAAGAGAGCAGTAGACTGAACAGGGATTTACTTTGTAGTCTAATCTGCTCTGTTGCTGTATTAGGGTGTAATTGACTGTATTACTGCCCTGGCCCTGCTCTACCAACCCCCTCTAATCCTGCTAGCTGGCTAACAGGAAATACACAGTTAATAATGCTTGACTTGCTTGGGAATtaatatctgtttatttatatatgtgtgcgtgtgtgtgcgtgtgtgcgcgtgtgtgtgcgtgtgtaaacATTACTCTACCTGTGTATTTCAGGCACAAACGCATCTGCCTTCGATCAGCTGGTCCTGACTCTGGCATGGGACCGTGTAGACATTGCCAAgaatcatgtgtttgtgtacggACAGCAGCTCctggtatgtatgtgtgtgtgtgtgtgtgtgtgtgcatgtgtgcgcgcgCGTCACTCACAGTTTTCAGGGATGTTTGGACTTGCCCAAAATCACCCCAGAGTCTCTGCTGACCACAATCTTCAGGCTGGAGAGCCAGGGGACTGGACTCAGGCAGGCTGCCATGAACTGCTTGTCTTGACTGTAACATGAACCCTATTACAATTGTCTTCATAAGCTGCCCTCAGggttcatgtttatttttaaacttaGGGGGCTCCTGGCTCTTGCGTGAATGAGATTATagataatgtttatttatattttttgtatgtgttttttttaaacttggccatattttttattttcgcCCTCAtcgtttttgttttataaataatgCTTTGCCAAGAAAATATACATCATAACAGCATGTTTATCTTTTGTTTATGTATAGGTGAGCTCTCTGGAGCAAGCGATGCTGGATGCACTTGTGATGGACAGAGTGGATTTTGTCAAGTTACTCATAGAAAACGGTGTGAGCATGCACCGTTTCCTGACAATCAGCCGGCTAGAGGAGCTCTACAACACGGTAACAGTgtgaaacatgaatgaaactatACATatgcgtgtgtatatgtgtatatttgcTTTTGCATGTTCTAAAGCTTTTTGTTTCTTCCTCCATTTTAGAAACAACCTCCCAACAACCCAACTCTTCTCCACCTGGTTAGAGATGTTAAACAGGTAcatatacttttatattttgatgttgACCAGTTTTTTCAGTCTCAttcactgttttgtttctctgccctCTTACAGAGTCATCTGCCCCCAAACTATAAAATCACTCTGATTGACGTGGGTCTGGTTATTGAGTACCTGATGGGCGGGACATACAGGTGCAACTACACCAGGAAACGCTTCCGAATCATTTACAACaatctccatggcaacaataGGGTGAGTTGTAGTGTCTTTGTAGCAATGCCAAAAAAGTCTTTTATGGTGCtaatttttttaaacctttgttGGGAGTTAAAACCCTAATgagaaattataaataaataagtacagTAACATTTTATGCATAGTACTAATGACTTTAGGCCTTAAATTGTATTGTGAACTGTAATAAAAGCCGGGGGGAATACAGCAAATCTGAAGATGTGTCCATGTCCTGCACAGAGATCGGGGCGCCACACAGCAGGTCCTGGTTCCCATTTGAGAAAAAGTCATGAGTCTTTCAGCATGCAGGCTGACAAGAAGGAGAAGACGAGGCACAACCACTTCATCAAGACTGCACAGCCGTACAAACCCAAAGTAAACTCTCGCTGTTCACTAAAAAGAACATGGCTTCCTTTAGACTGGACTGTCCCTCATGTCTAAACAGATATAAAGAAAATTGTCTCTGCATCTCGAGCGCCACTGTTAATGGGAGAAAATAatgtctgtctccctcccacCCCTCTCGCTgttccttccttctcctcctagCTCGAGTCTTCCACCGAGCAGAATAAAAAGAGGAGCAAAGAAGAAATTGTGGACATTGACGACCCAGAGACACGGCGGTTTCCCTACCCTTTCAATGAGCTTCTGGTGTGGGCTGTGTTGATgaagaggcagaaaatgtcGCTGTTCTTCTGGCAGCATGGCGAGGAGAACATGGCAAAGGCGCTGGTGGCCTGTAAACTCTGCAGGTCGATGGGCTACGAGGCCAAGAAGAGCGACGTGGTGGATGACACGTCAGAGGAGCTTAAGAAGTATTCAAAGTAAGTTTTTCATGTCAAATAGCTACAGAACTTCTCAAATTTCTTCCAGACAAGGAAATGTAGAAGTTTTGCTGATTGTGCTGATGTTTTTCAGTGAGTTTGGGACATTGGCAGTGGACCTGCTGGAGCAGTCGTTCAGGCAGGATGAGACCATGGCCATGAAGCTCCTGACCTATGAGCTGAAGAACTGGAGCAATTCCACCTGTCTGAAGCTGGCTGTCTCCTCCCACCTACGGCCCTTTGTGGCTCATACCTGCACCCAGatgctgctgtcagacatgtgGATGGGACGGCTGAACATGCGCAAGAACTCCTGGTACAAGGTTCATGTtccatttagattttattttttggtaacAAGGTAAAAAGCTGGGATAGTCTTAGTAATAATGGAGACAGTGCTTTGCTTCCAGGTTTCAGTGGCTCCTGAAGTAGTCGTCATCGTCGTCGTCGTTACTACCAAAGTactaaatatactgtaattgGTGAAAACTCACCATAGAGACCATACACTGGATGTGTGATGTTGTCACCATagttgtcatttcagttttcatggtAGATCTTGGGCTTCTACGGTAAAACACTTGGGATTCATTAGTGTATTCATGAAATTCAGAGGACTCACTTGACAAATATAGTGGCATCCACccacatgagtgtgtgtgtttttctctagGTGATTCTGAGTATCTTGGTGCCCCCTGCCA
This window contains:
- the trpm7 gene encoding transient receptor potential cation channel subfamily M member 7 isoform X5; translated protein: MSQKPWIESTFTKRECVYILPVSKDPHRCLPGCQICQQLVRCCCGRLVRQHVGFSASLATKYSDVKLGENPNLSMPELELWSVEKHTEASPTDAYGVINFQGGSHSYRAKYVRLSHDSRPESILRLMLKEWHMELPKILISVHGGVQNFELHPRIKQVVGKGLIKAAVTTGAWILTGGVNTGVAKHVGDALKEHCSRSSKKICTIGIAPWGVIENRNDLIGRDIIAPYQTLLNPLSKLNVLNNLHSHFLLVDDGTVGKYGAEVKLRRDLEKHINLQRIHARIGQGVPVVALIFEGGPNVILTVLEYLQESPAVPVVVCEGTGRAADILAYVHKQTEEGGGLPDGVETDIIATIKKTFNFSHSDAIHLFQTLMECMKSKELITVFHISSEEHQDIDVAILRALLQGTNASAFDQLVLTLAWDRVDIAKNHVFVYGQQLLVSSLEQAMLDALVMDRVDFVKLLIENGVSMHRFLTISRLEELYNTKQPPNNPTLLHLVRDVKQSHLPPNYKITLIDVGLVIEYLMGGTYRCNYTRKRFRIIYNNLHGNNRRSGRHTAGPGSHLRKSHESFSMQADKKEKTRHNHFIKTAQPYKPKLESSTEQNKKRSKEEIVDIDDPETRRFPYPFNELLVWAVLMKRQKMSLFFWQHGEENMAKALVACKLCRSMGYEAKKSDVVDDTSEELKKYSNEFGTLAVDLLEQSFRQDETMAMKLLTYELKNWSNSTCLKLAVSSHLRPFVAHTCTQMLLSDMWMGRLNMRKNSW